A single region of the Pseudalkalibacillus berkeleyi genome encodes:
- a CDS encoding (Fe-S)-binding protein, with protein MDVLLIINWLAFLFVTAYALYLFAYVVKTRYEFIKLGKKAEFDHTLKERFQSILVNVFGQKKLLKDKKSGIIHVMMFYGFLMVQFGAIDMIWKGLSPESHLPLGPFYPGFTLFQEFITLMILVAVIWAFYRRYIEKLVRLKRGFKAGLVLIFIGGLMLSVLFGNGMEIIWHDLELSWTAPVASAIAFLFGWVGETGAAVLFYVSWWIHLLILLTFLVYVPQSKHAHLIAGPINVFLGRTHKVGRLASIDFEDESQETFGVGKVEEFNQKQLVDLYACVECGRCTNVCPATGTGKMLSPMDLIVKIRDHLTEKGAAVTSRTPWVPAVAFADTTGNQLAAQSVGSQETAAAVEEETKGFEYTIDLIGDVITEEEIWACTTCRNCEDQCPVMNEHVDKIIDMRRYLVLTEGKMDADGQRAIQNIERQGNPWGLSRKEREDWRDGHDDVHIPTVKEVEKAGEEFEYLFWVSSMGSYDNRSQKIALSLARMMNSAGIKFAILGNKEKNSGDTPRRIGNEFLFQEIATKNIELFQKHNVKKIITIDPHAYNTFKNEYPDFGLEDVEVHHHTELLADWIREGRLKPTHEVNETITYHDSCYLGRYNEVYEPPREILKAIPGVNVVEMNRNRQNGMCCGAGGGLMWMEEDSGHRVNVARTEQALEVEPTMIGSGCPYCLTMLSDGTKAKEVDENVQTLDVVEILEKSVLGSEEQRVAQ; from the coding sequence TTGGACGTACTATTAATCATTAATTGGCTTGCATTTCTTTTTGTAACCGCTTACGCACTTTATTTATTCGCATATGTCGTTAAAACGCGTTACGAATTTATCAAGCTCGGTAAGAAAGCTGAGTTTGACCATACGTTGAAGGAAAGGTTCCAATCGATCCTCGTCAACGTATTTGGACAGAAGAAATTATTGAAAGATAAGAAGAGTGGAATCATCCACGTCATGATGTTCTATGGATTCCTCATGGTTCAATTTGGCGCGATTGATATGATCTGGAAAGGTCTTTCGCCAGAATCACACCTTCCACTAGGACCTTTTTATCCTGGGTTCACGCTTTTCCAGGAATTTATTACTCTCATGATTCTCGTCGCTGTTATATGGGCGTTTTACCGTCGATATATTGAAAAGCTCGTCCGCTTGAAGAGAGGGTTTAAAGCAGGATTGGTGCTCATCTTCATTGGTGGATTGATGCTTTCTGTCCTTTTCGGAAATGGAATGGAAATTATCTGGCATGACCTTGAGTTGAGTTGGACTGCACCGGTTGCTAGTGCAATTGCCTTCTTATTTGGTTGGGTTGGAGAAACAGGAGCAGCGGTGTTGTTCTATGTATCTTGGTGGATTCACTTATTGATTTTGCTGACATTCCTTGTCTATGTTCCACAATCGAAGCACGCGCATTTGATTGCTGGTCCAATCAACGTATTCCTTGGTCGCACGCATAAAGTTGGAAGACTTGCTTCAATCGATTTTGAAGACGAATCACAAGAAACGTTCGGAGTCGGTAAAGTAGAGGAGTTTAACCAGAAGCAACTTGTTGATTTATATGCTTGTGTCGAATGTGGCCGTTGTACGAATGTTTGTCCGGCGACAGGAACTGGTAAGATGCTATCCCCTATGGACTTGATCGTGAAGATTCGTGATCACTTAACTGAAAAAGGTGCAGCGGTTACATCTCGCACACCTTGGGTTCCGGCTGTCGCTTTTGCAGATACAACGGGTAACCAGCTTGCTGCACAAAGCGTGGGTAGTCAAGAAACAGCAGCTGCAGTAGAGGAAGAGACGAAAGGCTTTGAATATACAATCGACTTGATTGGTGACGTCATTACAGAAGAAGAGATTTGGGCATGTACGACTTGCCGTAACTGTGAGGACCAATGTCCAGTCATGAACGAACACGTTGATAAGATTATCGACATGCGTCGTTATCTCGTATTAACGGAAGGAAAAATGGATGCGGATGGCCAACGTGCAATCCAAAACATCGAACGTCAAGGAAACCCTTGGGGTCTAAGCCGTAAAGAGCGCGAAGACTGGCGCGACGGGCACGACGATGTTCATATTCCAACAGTAAAAGAAGTAGAAAAAGCAGGAGAAGAGTTCGAGTATCTGTTCTGGGTAAGTTCAATGGGCTCTTACGATAACCGAAGCCAAAAGATTGCGTTGTCACTTGCACGCATGATGAATTCAGCTGGTATCAAGTTTGCAATTCTCGGTAACAAGGAGAAGAACTCAGGAGATACACCACGCCGAATCGGTAACGAGTTCTTGTTCCAAGAAATTGCAACAAAAAATATTGAGCTATTCCAAAAGCACAATGTGAAGAAAATCATAACGATTGACCCTCACGCTTATAACACGTTTAAAAATGAGTACCCTGATTTCGGTCTCGAAGATGTTGAGGTTCATCACCATACAGAGCTGTTAGCGGACTGGATTCGCGAAGGACGCTTGAAGCCTACACACGAAGTGAACGAAACGATCACGTATCATGATTCTTGTTACCTTGGTCGCTACAACGAAGTTTACGAACCGCCTCGTGAAATTTTGAAAGCGATTCCGGGCGTGAATGTCGTTGAAATGAACCGCAACCGTCAAAACGGAATGTGCTGTGGAGCAGGTGGCGGATTGATGTGGATGGAAGAAGATTCAGGTCACCGAGTGAATGTAGCGCGAACTGAACAAGCACTTGAAGTAGAACCGACGATGATCGGTAGTGGTTGTCCATACTGCCTCACAATGCTTAGTGATGGAACGAAAGCGAAAGAAGTAGATGAAAACGTCCAAACATTAGACGTTGTTGAAATCTTAGAAAAATCCGTACTTGGAAGTGAAGAACAACGAGTCGCTCAATAA
- the cls gene encoding cardiolipin synthase, with product MDILFIIFLSLAIITILAVVDFYLGRKAHINASNRLMLPPEKGDWDFYSEGTTFFKQLFEDLKRAESFIYVQFYIVRDDPIGQELFQILKKKASEGVTVFLVVDAVGSHQLPKKVVEHLRTSGVQVYEIEKPKFPFFFYSLNRRNHRKISVIDGHYAYIGGYNVGVEYLGKDPKFGHWRDYHLRLHGKVVAHFHKLIHWELQQATKQTVELSFPEVQDQGTDDFGLLATNGEHIEDFFLKKISEAKQSIFIGSPYFIPGRKITQALKAACQNGVKVQILIPLRADHPFVKEAAIPFLLPLLHAGAEIYRYYPGFYHAKVFMIDKRFCDIGTANFDKRSFYLNNEVNCLFTSEKLIESIRKVVDFDLRQSEQLTLPDLTKRSLLERTKGLFANTISRFL from the coding sequence ATGGATATTCTGTTCATTATATTCTTAAGTCTTGCGATCATAACAATTTTGGCAGTTGTTGACTTTTATTTAGGTCGAAAAGCGCATATCAACGCATCCAATCGGTTGATGCTCCCTCCTGAAAAGGGAGACTGGGATTTTTATTCTGAAGGAACGACTTTTTTTAAGCAATTGTTTGAGGATTTAAAGCGTGCTGAATCGTTTATTTATGTGCAATTTTACATTGTTCGTGACGATCCGATTGGTCAGGAACTCTTTCAAATTTTGAAGAAGAAAGCTTCAGAAGGTGTAACCGTTTTTCTAGTTGTAGATGCTGTCGGCAGTCATCAGCTACCGAAGAAAGTTGTGGAACACTTAAGAACATCCGGGGTTCAGGTCTATGAGATCGAGAAACCGAAATTTCCATTTTTCTTTTACTCGCTCAATAGAAGGAACCACCGTAAAATTTCAGTTATTGATGGGCACTATGCCTATATCGGAGGATACAATGTTGGCGTTGAATATCTAGGCAAAGATCCGAAATTCGGACATTGGCGGGATTATCACTTGCGTTTACACGGTAAGGTGGTTGCGCATTTTCACAAACTTATTCATTGGGAGCTACAACAAGCTACGAAACAGACGGTTGAACTCTCATTTCCTGAGGTTCAAGATCAGGGTACAGACGATTTTGGTTTGCTTGCTACAAACGGAGAGCATATCGAGGATTTCTTTCTAAAAAAAATTAGCGAAGCGAAGCAATCTATTTTTATCGGATCACCCTACTTTATTCCCGGACGGAAGATTACTCAAGCATTGAAAGCAGCTTGTCAAAACGGTGTAAAGGTGCAAATCCTAATTCCTTTAAGAGCAGATCACCCATTCGTTAAAGAAGCAGCTATACCATTTTTGCTGCCACTCTTACATGCAGGTGCCGAGATTTACCGTTACTACCCTGGTTTTTACCATGCAAAAGTGTTCATGATCGACAAAAGATTTTGCGATATCGGGACGGCTAACTTTGATAAACGGAGCTTTTATTTAAACAATGAGGTCAACTGTTTATTTACATCTGAAAAGTTAATTGAAAGCATCCGAAAGGTTGTTGATTTTGATTTAAGACAGAGCGAGCAATTGACATTGCCAGATTTGACGAAACGGTCACTTTTAGAGCGAACGAAAGGATTATTCGCCAACACGATTTCTCGATTTTTGTAG
- a CDS encoding class I SAM-dependent methyltransferase, which yields MDLKKHNEKAWDRLVEKGDGWTVPVSAEEVEKARDGEWDIVLTPTKPIPKNWFPSLKGKNVLCLASGGGQQGPILAAAGANVTVFDQSNNQLAQDQYVAERDGLKIQTVQGSMDDLSVFEDCAFDLIIHPVSNVFIEDVLPVWKEAFRVLKPGGSLLSGSSNPLLYIFSEDQMDQGNLIVEHSIPYSDVKNLSKEKLEILKDDHAPFQFGHTLEDLIQGQISAGFMIAGFYEDNFGGKMVLDQYINSFFATKAVKFN from the coding sequence ATGGATTTGAAAAAGCACAATGAAAAAGCTTGGGATCGATTAGTCGAAAAAGGTGATGGTTGGACTGTTCCGGTTAGTGCTGAAGAGGTTGAAAAAGCTCGAGACGGAGAATGGGATATTGTTTTGACGCCGACCAAACCTATTCCAAAGAACTGGTTTCCATCCCTTAAAGGAAAAAATGTGCTCTGCTTAGCATCTGGTGGTGGTCAACAAGGGCCGATATTAGCAGCTGCTGGCGCAAATGTTACAGTTTTCGATCAATCTAACAATCAACTAGCTCAGGATCAGTACGTAGCAGAGAGAGATGGTCTCAAAATTCAAACCGTCCAAGGGAGTATGGATGACCTTTCTGTATTTGAGGATTGCGCTTTCGATCTTATTATCCACCCAGTTTCGAACGTATTTATTGAGGATGTTCTACCGGTTTGGAAGGAAGCATTCAGAGTGTTAAAGCCTGGAGGATCACTACTTTCCGGATCATCAAATCCGCTTCTGTATATTTTTAGCGAGGATCAGATGGATCAGGGGAATTTAATAGTTGAGCATTCGATCCCTTATTCAGATGTGAAAAATTTATCTAAAGAGAAGTTAGAAATACTTAAGGATGATCACGCTCCATTCCAATTTGGTCACACACTTGAAGATTTAATCCAAGGTCAAATTTCCGCTGGATTTATGATTGCAGGATTTTACGAGGACAACTTCGGCGGTAAAATGGTACTCGACCAATACATCAATAGCTTTTTTGCAACGAAAGCCGTTAAGTTTAATTAA
- a CDS encoding RDD family protein — translation MKQNRPNIQVYATIWQRLLALTVDLVVVTAPLAVISFLVFGNWRGDWVTIAIEVLYWLAVPVLTRGYTIGKWMAGIRIEMRKGSPPGYFCTLLRYGVVPFFYVVSFGGLLLVSIGMMVLRTDRKSLHDLVANTVVVKGNSPKYVPKQSQISA, via the coding sequence ATGAAACAGAACCGTCCCAATATTCAAGTGTACGCTACAATTTGGCAACGATTACTCGCATTGACAGTCGATCTCGTTGTGGTGACGGCTCCGCTTGCTGTCATTAGTTTTCTTGTGTTCGGTAACTGGAGAGGAGATTGGGTCACAATCGCAATTGAAGTATTATATTGGCTCGCCGTTCCAGTATTGACGCGAGGTTACACAATTGGAAAGTGGATGGCTGGCATTCGAATTGAAATGCGTAAAGGGAGTCCACCAGGGTATTTCTGTACGCTTCTACGTTATGGCGTAGTCCCGTTTTTTTACGTTGTCTCGTTTGGAGGGCTTTTACTCGTGAGTATCGGCATGATGGTTCTCCGTACGGATAGAAAATCATTACATGACCTAGTAGCCAATACCGTCGTAGTGAAAGGCAATTCACCAAAATACGTACCAAAGCAATCTCAAATCTCTGCATGA
- a CDS encoding alpha/beta fold hydrolase, with protein MTVQNRQLSYFDSGVGTPIIFLHPPGLGKEVFQYQEKLSQSYRIIRYDMCGHGESEGTLQQVTIELLAEELLQLMDELHIAQAVICGYSAGGTVAQHFTLTYPDRVLALVLSGGFPHVTNPWLKAEFQAGMTLLKYSPNLLGKILVTSHGIKQEDRDLLWKTVSSTNHRNWLDFYQASYHYSCSESLSEINAPVLVVYGQYVKHIRTYQKEYETKVKNGKVAIVPHAFHEIPVREWRAFNQLVDTFVSSSVN; from the coding sequence ATGACCGTTCAAAATCGTCAACTGAGCTATTTTGATAGTGGAGTAGGCACCCCGATCATTTTTTTGCATCCGCCTGGGCTCGGTAAAGAAGTTTTTCAGTATCAAGAGAAACTCTCCCAATCATACAGAATTATCCGTTATGATATGTGCGGTCATGGAGAAAGTGAAGGCACACTTCAACAGGTAACGATTGAACTTTTAGCAGAAGAACTCCTTCAATTAATGGACGAGCTACATATTGCTCAAGCTGTTATTTGTGGATATTCTGCTGGAGGTACGGTAGCGCAACATTTTACATTGACATACCCAGATCGGGTACTTGCCCTCGTTCTTAGCGGTGGTTTTCCCCATGTCACGAATCCTTGGTTAAAAGCAGAATTTCAAGCTGGAATGACTTTATTGAAATACAGTCCAAACCTTCTTGGAAAAATACTGGTGACAAGTCATGGAATCAAGCAGGAAGATCGTGACCTGTTGTGGAAAACGGTTAGTAGTACCAATCATCGAAATTGGCTTGATTTCTATCAAGCTTCCTATCATTACTCCTGCTCAGAATCCTTATCTGAAATCAATGCACCCGTTCTTGTCGTTTATGGACAATACGTGAAACATATTCGCACGTATCAAAAGGAATATGAAACGAAAGTGAAAAATGGAAAAGTTGCGATTGTACCTCATGCGTTTCATGAAATTCCAGTGAGGGAATGGCGCGCGTTTAACCAACTTGTCGATACATTTGTGAGCTCTAGCGTTAACTGA
- a CDS encoding XapX domain-containing protein, with the protein MKIALLSIFSGFIVGVVFALFKLPIPAPPALSGILGIVGIYLGYKFVISVLPYIMNS; encoded by the coding sequence ATGAAAATTGCATTATTATCTATTTTTTCAGGTTTTATCGTAGGGGTCGTTTTCGCCCTCTTCAAACTACCAATACCAGCACCACCTGCGTTATCGGGGATTCTTGGAATCGTCGGCATTTACTTAGGGTATAAGTTTGTCATCTCCGTGCTACCTTATATTATGAACAGCTAA
- the argS gene encoding arginine--tRNA ligase produces the protein MTIVEQVKELLRQEIADSVVKAGLASKEELPEVILELPKNKDHGDYATNMAMQLARIAKKAPRQIAEEMVASFDQTKASIEKIEIAGPGFINFYLDNQYLTKLIPAIVEAGEEYGSTNTGNNKKVQIEFVSANPTGSLHLGHARGAAVGDTLCNLLDKAGYDVSREYYINDAGNQIHNLALSLEARYLEALGKEASMPEDGYFGKDIIGFAKEIVEQDGDKYVGYNQEERLQFFREFGLKKELEKIQSDLAEFRVNFDEYYSETSLYTSGKIDRALDMLREKGVTYEMDGATWFRTTEFGDDKDRVLIKNDGTYTYLTPDIAYHFDKFQRGFETLINVWGADHHGYIPRMKAAVEAMGYDRDQLEIQIIQLVSLFQNGERVKMSKRTGKAVTLRDLMDEVGVDAMRYFFAMRSSDSHLDFDMDLAVSRSNENPVYYIQYAHARVCSMLRQGEEKGYTVDGDVDLSYIKSEKEYDLLKKLGEFPEAVDDAALTLSTHRMTNYLFELASALHSFYNAERVLDDEQPEQSKARYVLMKAVQQTLENGTKLIGVSAPEKM, from the coding sequence ATGACAATCGTTGAACAAGTGAAAGAATTATTAAGGCAAGAAATAGCAGATTCAGTTGTGAAAGCCGGTCTCGCATCAAAGGAAGAGTTACCAGAGGTGATCCTTGAGCTTCCGAAAAACAAAGACCATGGAGACTATGCGACGAACATGGCAATGCAGCTAGCTCGCATTGCGAAGAAAGCACCACGACAAATTGCAGAAGAAATGGTCGCGAGCTTTGACCAAACGAAAGCTTCCATTGAAAAAATCGAGATTGCTGGACCAGGATTTATTAATTTTTATTTAGATAATCAGTATCTAACAAAGCTGATCCCAGCGATCGTTGAAGCGGGAGAGGAATACGGTTCGACGAATACTGGAAACAACAAAAAGGTGCAAATCGAGTTCGTTTCAGCAAATCCGACTGGTAGTCTTCACTTAGGACATGCTCGAGGCGCTGCGGTTGGTGATACACTTTGTAATTTGCTAGATAAAGCAGGTTATGATGTTTCAAGAGAATATTATATTAACGATGCAGGGAATCAAATTCATAATTTAGCCCTTTCGCTTGAAGCGCGTTACTTAGAAGCATTAGGGAAAGAAGCTTCCATGCCGGAAGACGGATATTTCGGTAAAGATATTATCGGCTTCGCGAAAGAAATCGTTGAACAAGATGGCGATAAGTATGTCGGCTACAATCAAGAGGAACGCTTGCAATTTTTCCGTGAATTCGGTTTAAAGAAAGAGCTCGAGAAAATTCAATCAGATCTTGCAGAATTCAGAGTTAACTTTGACGAATACTACTCAGAGACTTCTCTATATACTTCAGGAAAAATTGACCGAGCGCTAGATATGCTCCGTGAAAAAGGTGTCACGTATGAAATGGACGGGGCAACGTGGTTTAGGACAACTGAATTCGGTGATGACAAAGACCGTGTCCTAATCAAAAATGACGGAACATACACGTACTTAACTCCAGACATTGCGTATCATTTTGATAAATTCCAACGTGGATTTGAAACGCTCATTAACGTATGGGGTGCGGATCACCATGGCTATATTCCGAGAATGAAAGCAGCAGTTGAAGCGATGGGATATGACCGTGATCAATTAGAAATTCAAATCATTCAGCTTGTCAGTCTGTTCCAAAATGGTGAAAGAGTGAAGATGAGTAAACGTACAGGTAAAGCTGTCACGCTCCGCGACCTGATGGATGAGGTTGGCGTTGATGCTATGCGTTATTTCTTTGCGATGCGTAGCTCAGATTCACACCTTGATTTTGATATGGACTTGGCCGTGTCACGTTCAAATGAGAATCCGGTTTATTACATTCAATACGCTCATGCGCGCGTATGTAGTATGCTTCGCCAAGGTGAGGAAAAAGGCTACACAGTTGACGGCGATGTGGACTTGTCTTATATAAAATCAGAAAAAGAATATGACCTGTTGAAGAAGCTAGGAGAATTTCCAGAAGCAGTTGACGATGCAGCTCTTACGCTTTCGACACATCGGATGACGAATTATCTGTTCGAACTCGCATCAGCGTTACACAGCTTCTATAACGCAGAGCGTGTACTTGATGATGAGCAACCAGAGCAAAGTAAAGCGAGATACGTATTGATGAAAGCTGTCCAACAAACGTTGGAAAACGGTACGAAACTCATCGGTGTATCAGCACCAGAGAAAATGTAA
- a CDS encoding DUF1934 domain-containing protein produces MDAKSIPVKVSLHTKVTDAGETDHTELHSDGTLFEKSDAVYLRYDEVMNENDKVQTTIKIKQEDVTIIRSGAVSMKQWFAANTLKEGTYESPYGPIQIATKTDSLDFNWHDGTREGKLTLNYRVLFQGEEAGYHELIIRLKGEKA; encoded by the coding sequence GTGGATGCTAAATCGATTCCAGTAAAAGTATCGCTACATACAAAAGTAACGGACGCAGGTGAAACGGATCATACCGAGCTCCATTCGGATGGAACGCTTTTCGAAAAGTCTGACGCTGTATACCTCCGATACGATGAAGTAATGAATGAAAACGATAAAGTGCAAACGACGATAAAGATTAAGCAAGAAGATGTTACGATTATACGAAGTGGTGCTGTTTCCATGAAACAATGGTTTGCAGCGAATACTCTAAAAGAAGGTACATATGAAAGTCCGTATGGTCCGATTCAAATTGCGACAAAAACGGATTCGCTTGATTTCAATTGGCATGATGGAACAAGAGAAGGTAAGCTGACATTAAATTATCGTGTTCTCTTCCAAGGTGAAGAGGCTGGATATCATGAATTGATCATTAGGCTGAAAGGGGAAAAAGCATGA